In Rhodothermales bacterium, one DNA window encodes the following:
- a CDS encoding ankyrin repeat domain-containing protein: protein MQAKLSLVALLLVSQWSCGRSDPPATQLVGLHEAALVGNLEAIRQHVANGSNLDEKDAYGSTPLIIAATFDRIEVAKALTQAGANLEIGNNDNSTPLHTAAFFCRTEIVKMLLETGADRNAVNNNGHTPLQTVEVPFENVKGAYDAFGAALGPLGLKLDYDQIKTTRPRIAEMLRSES from the coding sequence ATGCAAGCGAAATTATCATTGGTAGCCCTTCTACTCGTTTCACAGTGGAGCTGCGGCCGCTCAGACCCACCCGCAACTCAGCTTGTCGGGCTGCACGAGGCGGCCCTGGTGGGAAATCTGGAAGCCATTCGACAGCATGTCGCAAATGGTTCGAACCTGGATGAGAAAGACGCCTACGGGTCCACTCCCCTGATCATCGCGGCAACGTTTGACAGGATCGAGGTCGCCAAAGCCCTCACCCAGGCGGGCGCGAATTTGGAAATCGGAAACAACGACAACTCAACTCCGCTTCATACTGCGGCCTTCTTCTGCCGAACCGAGATCGTCAAGATGCTACTGGAGACCGGCGCAGACCGGAATGCCGTGAACAACAATGGACATACTCCTTTGCAAACCGTCGAAGTGCCATTCGAGAATGTAAAAGGCGCGTACGACGCGTTCGGGGCAGCGCTCGGACCACTGGGATTGAAGCTGGACTACGACCAGATCAAGACGACCCGTCCGAGAATTGCTGAGATGCTGCGATCTGAATCCTAG
- a CDS encoding pyrroloquinoline quinone biosynthesis protein PqqB produces MRNFLILILGLLPVATYAQTADPFLVVLGIAQDGGVPQAGTVMHPGWEDAAHRRLVVSLAVVDPITSERWLFEATPDFREQLHRLDTVFPVENSPGLSGVFVTHAHIGHYAGLMFLGHESMGARDVPVYAMPRMTTFLDSNGPWNQLVAYQNISLRPLADGISVRLNDRLSVTPIIVPHRQEFAEVVGFRIDGPSRSVLFIPDIDSWEEWDGAGVRIEDRIADVDVAYLDATFFSDGEIPGRDMSGFPHPFITHSMARFGGLSDEMRSRIRFIHLNHTNPALRPGSDARRTIRENGFRIAAEMEQVGL; encoded by the coding sequence ATGCGAAACTTCTTAATTCTGATTCTCGGCCTTCTTCCTGTTGCTACATATGCGCAGACGGCGGATCCCTTTCTCGTCGTGCTTGGCATCGCTCAAGATGGGGGCGTTCCACAGGCAGGAACGGTGATGCATCCGGGGTGGGAGGATGCAGCACATCGGCGCCTCGTCGTGTCGCTTGCGGTTGTCGACCCGATCACGTCCGAGCGCTGGCTGTTCGAAGCGACGCCCGATTTCCGAGAGCAACTACACCGACTCGATACAGTATTTCCTGTCGAGAACAGTCCGGGCTTGTCCGGTGTCTTTGTCACGCATGCTCACATCGGCCACTATGCCGGGCTGATGTTTCTCGGTCATGAGTCGATGGGCGCACGGGATGTGCCGGTATATGCGATGCCTCGCATGACCACATTTCTGGACTCCAACGGTCCGTGGAATCAGCTGGTGGCATATCAGAACATCTCGCTTCGGCCGCTGGCGGACGGGATTTCGGTTCGGCTGAACGATCGTCTCAGCGTAACGCCGATCATCGTGCCGCACCGACAGGAATTTGCAGAGGTAGTCGGCTTCCGTATCGATGGTCCAAGTCGCTCCGTGCTGTTCATCCCGGACATCGACTCCTGGGAGGAATGGGATGGCGCGGGTGTCCGTATCGAAGACCGGATAGCGGACGTCGACGTGGCCTATCTCGATGCGACGTTCTTTTCGGATGGCGAGATCCCGGGCCGTGACATGTCCGGCTTCCCGCATCCGTTCATCACGCACAGCATGGCGCGGTTTGGCGGGCTGTCTGATGAAATGCGCTCGAGAATACGGTTCATCCACCTCAATCACACAAACCCTGCTCTACGCCCCGGGAGTGATGCTCGTCGGACGATCCGGGAGAACGGTTTTCGGATTGCGGCGGAGATGGAACAGGTGGGATTGTAG
- a CDS encoding acyltransferase, protein MDAEEDKTHAGSVIPRTGRRVAFDYLRATAIVLVVYHHAIIPYTTFAYLNPLNPVQTISPVVNGERWSGFDTFAWFNDIFLMSLLFLVSGLFVWKSLTRKGAAKYLSARVTRLGIPFLVGVLLLVAPTYYPAQLQISQGFGGDIGFVQFYLELFRVGFGTAGPLWFVWVLLAFNGLFVAAYKLLPIPARPDGTLVTSALARPVLFFATLLAISAAAYGMMVIMFGPLTWIGVGPFKVQASRSLHYLVYFLAGVAVGAYGIDRSVFRADGPLATYWWAWLSAAVVAFLVAVRVTDIASSSPFIGGTMFTICCVTIGAAFIATFLRFANRRRVVLDSLSDNSFGIYIVHYLIAAWLQYFLLGPEVSPFVKASLAFVGTLVLSWAVTAALRRIPAVARVI, encoded by the coding sequence ATGGACGCAGAAGAAGACAAAACTCACGCGGGGAGTGTAATCCCGCGCACAGGACGCCGGGTCGCGTTTGACTACCTTCGAGCCACCGCGATCGTTCTGGTGGTCTACCATCATGCCATCATTCCGTACACGACGTTTGCGTACCTGAACCCGCTGAATCCGGTCCAGACCATCAGCCCCGTCGTCAACGGCGAGCGTTGGTCGGGCTTCGATACATTCGCGTGGTTCAACGACATCTTCCTGATGTCATTGCTCTTCCTCGTTTCCGGGTTGTTTGTGTGGAAGAGCCTGACCCGCAAGGGCGCCGCCAAATATCTAAGCGCCCGTGTCACGCGGCTCGGGATTCCATTCCTCGTCGGTGTTCTGCTTCTCGTGGCGCCGACATATTACCCGGCACAACTACAGATCAGCCAGGGATTCGGCGGCGACATCGGTTTCGTGCAGTTCTATCTGGAATTGTTTCGGGTGGGATTCGGAACGGCGGGCCCACTCTGGTTCGTATGGGTCCTGCTGGCGTTCAACGGTCTGTTCGTGGCCGCATATAAACTCTTGCCTATCCCCGCTCGTCCGGACGGAACGTTAGTGACGTCCGCTCTCGCGCGCCCCGTCCTTTTCTTCGCGACCTTGTTGGCGATCTCCGCCGCTGCCTACGGTATGATGGTGATCATGTTTGGACCGCTGACGTGGATCGGCGTGGGCCCGTTCAAGGTGCAGGCGAGTCGCTCCTTGCATTACCTCGTGTACTTTCTTGCAGGCGTAGCTGTCGGCGCCTATGGTATTGATCGGAGCGTCTTTCGAGCCGACGGCCCCCTCGCCACGTACTGGTGGGCCTGGTTGTCGGCGGCCGTCGTCGCGTTCCTTGTGGCGGTCCGTGTGACGGACATTGCATCTTCCAGTCCGTTCATTGGCGGGACCATGTTCACGATTTGCTGTGTCACTATCGGGGCCGCATTCATCGCGACGTTTCTGCGATTTGCAAATCGCCGACGAGTGGTTCTCGACAGCCTGAGCGACAACTCGTTCGGGATCTACATTGTCCACTACCTGATTGCCGCGTGGCTACAGTATTTCCTGCTGGGTCCGGAGGTGTCACCTTTTGTCAAAGCCTCGCTGGCATTCGTCGGAACACTTGTCCTGAGCTGGGCGGTTACCGCGGCGCTTCGGCGCATCCCGGCCGTGGCGAGAGTGATATAG